A DNA window from Bacteroides cellulosilyticus contains the following coding sequences:
- a CDS encoding glycosyltransferase family 4 protein: MEKDKLKLFISAYACEPDLGSEIGVGWHWVLEMSKYFELWVLTRKSNQHTIEPWITKHPKYNHIHFLYYDWPKWARFWKKGLRGVRTYYNIWQYCTNDIVKRTMQKNDIHIFHHLTYGNVLWKVSKYGQTQFFVWGPVGGLESIPSEYSRHYNKKSQIIEKIRRIAISATFYNRGFRQRCKQANLILCKTEITHKRVPQKYANKAILFTDVAADIINTPRVSQKKNDTIEFITVGHLDAWRGFDLTIEAMAEAIKENTHLHLTIVGDGSDKKRLEELIKKFKLEKAVTLTGKVPMETYKTMMDRADVVINAALKEGAVTVSFDCMAMGKPLICLDTTGYTRYFTNEYAILIPQTGRKEVIRNIKDGILRLTDSKEREVLGQRAQETSFKFSWENHGKEIRDAIVKAYISYSSK, from the coding sequence ATGGAAAAAGATAAACTTAAATTATTTATCTCCGCCTACGCTTGTGAACCGGATTTAGGTAGCGAAATCGGTGTGGGCTGGCATTGGGTACTGGAGATGTCCAAGTACTTTGAGCTATGGGTATTAACTCGCAAGAGCAATCAACATACTATCGAACCTTGGATTACTAAACATCCCAAATACAACCATATACATTTCCTTTATTACGACTGGCCCAAATGGGCACGGTTTTGGAAAAAAGGTTTGCGAGGTGTACGCACTTACTACAATATCTGGCAGTATTGCACTAATGACATCGTGAAACGAACAATGCAGAAAAATGACATTCACATATTCCATCACCTTACTTACGGCAATGTACTCTGGAAGGTGAGTAAATATGGACAAACGCAATTTTTCGTATGGGGACCAGTTGGTGGATTAGAGAGTATTCCTTCAGAATACTCCCGTCATTACAATAAGAAATCGCAAATCATAGAGAAAATCCGGAGGATAGCAATATCAGCAACATTTTATAACAGAGGTTTTAGACAACGTTGTAAACAGGCTAATCTAATTCTTTGTAAGACAGAAATAACCCATAAGCGAGTACCACAGAAGTACGCAAACAAAGCAATTCTTTTTACTGATGTGGCAGCAGATATTATCAACACACCAAGAGTATCCCAAAAGAAAAATGATACGATTGAATTTATCACTGTAGGACATCTGGATGCATGGCGAGGTTTTGACCTAACGATTGAAGCTATGGCAGAAGCTATAAAAGAAAATACTCATCTTCATTTGACAATCGTTGGGGATGGATCGGACAAGAAAAGACTTGAAGAACTTATTAAAAAATTTAAGTTGGAAAAGGCTGTGACACTTACAGGAAAAGTTCCTATGGAAACTTATAAAACAATGATGGATAGAGCAGATGTTGTGATTAACGCTGCCCTAAAAGAGGGTGCTGTTACCGTATCATTCGACTGCATGGCTATGGGTAAACCGTTGATTTGTCTGGATACCACCGGTTACACCCGCTACTTTACCAATGAATATGCCATCTTAATTCCGCAAACCGGAAGAAAAGAAGTCATCCGGAATATAAAAGACGGAATATTACGTCTCACAGACTCAAAAGAACGGGAAGTACTGGGACAAAGGGCACAAGAAACCTCCTTCAAATTCTCATGGGAGAATCACGGGAAAGAAATTCGCGATGCGATTGTCAAGGCTTATATATCTTATTCTTCTAAATAA
- a CDS encoding glycosyltransferase family 32 protein gives MIPKKIHFCWLSGDEYPPLIKYCIDTWHKILPDYEIVLWDTKRFDISSVPWVKDAYEAKKFAFAADYIRVYALYTEGGIYLDSDVEMIKSFNPLLNYKSFLGYEASTHGIEAAIMGAEPGMSWCKKALNFYEERRFSMEYIRENGFLAPNVIKMALQKTYPNEKIESGKKEVNINDGELLICPANYFSPIKYDIEKCYLDGKNNADKYKRDPHTFCIHRFNASWTTRPSRKLQLWDYLKKRLQETLASLSKK, from the coding sequence ATGATTCCTAAAAAAATACACTTTTGCTGGTTGAGCGGAGATGAATATCCGCCGCTAATTAAGTACTGTATAGATACCTGGCACAAAATATTACCGGATTATGAAATTGTGCTTTGGGATACCAAGCGCTTTGATATAAGTTCAGTACCTTGGGTAAAAGATGCCTATGAAGCCAAAAAATTTGCTTTTGCAGCTGACTATATCCGTGTTTATGCTTTATACACAGAAGGAGGAATTTATCTTGATTCAGATGTTGAAATGATAAAATCATTCAATCCACTGCTAAACTACAAATCGTTTTTAGGATACGAAGCTTCTACTCATGGCATTGAAGCTGCCATTATGGGAGCAGAACCCGGCATGTCATGGTGTAAGAAAGCTTTAAACTTTTATGAAGAACGACGATTTTCTATGGAATATATAAGAGAGAATGGATTCCTAGCCCCCAATGTAATAAAAATGGCTTTGCAAAAAACTTATCCGAACGAAAAAATAGAATCGGGTAAAAAGGAAGTGAATATCAATGATGGAGAATTACTGATATGTCCGGCCAATTATTTTTCTCCCATAAAATATGACATAGAAAAATGTTATTTGGATGGGAAAAATAATGCCGACAAATATAAACGTGATCCACATACATTCTGTATCCACCGCTTTAACGCATCATGGACAACTAGACCTTCTCGCAAATTACAGTTATGGGATTATTTAAAAAAACGATTACAAGAAACATTGGCTTCACTTTCTAAAAAGTAA
- a CDS encoding glycosyltransferase family 32 protein: MIPEIIHYCWFGGKEMPAKEKLCIESWKKYFPKYKFIKWNEENFDLNSSTFCKQAYDMKKYAFVSDYVRTKVLYEYGGLYFDTDYEVLKPIDTLIKGNNNVLGWENHSNIGTAFMAFEAKHFVMKRFLEYYNTHSFIDKKGRIDNTANVSILTDILIADGAKCDRTLQIIKDLIIYPREYFYPKRLGENQFRLSDDTYGIHHYSMSWLTERQKRRGNNIFWVKVMRPLLKKCRSLFLKIIGKESVRTLEIRIRNFMK; the protein is encoded by the coding sequence ATGATTCCTGAAATAATTCATTATTGTTGGTTTGGCGGCAAAGAAATGCCAGCCAAAGAAAAATTGTGTATCGAAAGCTGGAAGAAGTATTTCCCAAAATATAAGTTCATAAAGTGGAATGAAGAAAATTTCGACTTAAACTCCTCTACTTTCTGTAAGCAAGCTTATGACATGAAAAAATATGCTTTTGTCAGTGATTATGTACGTACTAAAGTTCTTTATGAATATGGTGGATTATATTTTGATACAGATTACGAAGTATTAAAACCTATAGATACATTAATAAAGGGTAATAACAATGTTTTAGGATGGGAAAATCACTCGAATATTGGTACGGCGTTTATGGCTTTTGAAGCAAAACACTTCGTAATGAAACGTTTCCTGGAATATTACAATACTCATTCTTTCATAGATAAAAAGGGACGTATAGATAATACCGCCAATGTTTCTATATTAACCGATATTCTTATAGCTGATGGAGCAAAGTGTGACCGCACATTGCAAATAATAAAAGATTTGATTATATATCCAAGAGAATATTTCTATCCTAAACGACTTGGTGAAAACCAATTCAGACTATCTGATGACACTTATGGTATACACCATTACTCTATGAGCTGGCTCACTGAACGTCAGAAGCGAAGAGGAAATAATATATTTTGGGTAAAAGTGATGCGTCCATTGCTAAAAAAATGCCGCAGTCTTTTCCTAAAAATAATAGGAAAAGAATCAGTTCGTACACTCGAAATCAGAATAAGAAACTTCATGAAATAA
- a CDS encoding glycosyltransferase — MLIPIILLNYNSSEDCRKCIGFLKRQQGVELEIIIVDNCSQDEDREQIRLLCREHDCTFIPAYENRGYNAGNNIGLRYAATHNYKYALIANPDMEFPQTDYIAKMVDAMEKRPNVVVCGSDIVGPEGIHQNPMERDGNWQSSVYWLFGMLKWKKSINNSMPTIRFCNSQYCYKVSGCCLLVRIDYMRSINYFDENVFLYTEEAILAKQIERDNKQMYYLAEARAIHRHIKSEKGDPIKHIRQWKKSRIYFIKYYSSDTCMGKQISIITMRLYVAIITIILRLKKR; from the coding sequence ATGTTAATCCCAATAATCTTACTTAATTATAATTCTTCGGAAGATTGCCGTAAATGTATTGGCTTTTTAAAACGTCAACAAGGTGTCGAATTAGAAATCATCATCGTAGATAATTGTTCTCAAGATGAAGACCGGGAACAAATAAGGTTACTATGCAGGGAACATGATTGCACTTTCATTCCTGCCTATGAAAATCGAGGGTACAATGCCGGTAACAACATCGGCCTTCGTTACGCAGCCACCCATAACTACAAATATGCACTAATAGCTAATCCAGATATGGAGTTTCCACAAACTGATTATATAGCAAAGATGGTAGATGCAATGGAAAAACGCCCTAACGTAGTAGTGTGCGGAAGTGACATTGTAGGACCAGAGGGTATTCATCAAAATCCAATGGAACGTGACGGTAATTGGCAAAGTAGTGTCTATTGGTTATTCGGTATGTTAAAATGGAAAAAGTCAATCAACAACTCTATGCCTACTATTCGTTTCTGCAATAGCCAATATTGTTACAAAGTATCCGGATGCTGCCTATTAGTACGCATAGACTATATGCGAAGCATAAATTATTTCGACGAAAATGTTTTTCTTTATACAGAAGAGGCTATTTTGGCTAAACAGATAGAACGTGACAACAAACAAATGTATTACTTAGCTGAAGCACGAGCAATACACCGTCATATAAAAAGTGAAAAAGGAGATCCGATAAAACATATTCGCCAATGGAAAAAATCGCGCATTTATTTTATCAAGTATTACAGTAGTGATACGTGCATGGGAAAGCAAATATCCATCATTACTATGCGCTTATATGTAGCTATTATAACAATAATATTGAGATTAAAAAAAAGATGA
- a CDS encoding acyltransferase family protein: MRERTQYIDIAKGISIICIVLLHFEDGLFPQQLNTFIGSFMISMFYIVAGWIDALHHEQRTLKELIKKRWRQLGIPYILWTIIILVFDCILWTLDYYDNYFIGREVYKTLTLRGIGTLWFLPALFSGEILWYIIRKKKSISIILITLALILVYQHFYYNIFDGRTDSSSKIIEAPFRTVSNVLSAWIGIATGYGFCRMRLSYPVLFNNKSKQICFGLLLCLIAYYTANYWPIPFLWGLLAPLLGPIGIILIIMAIEKWSILAYFDYWGRHSLILMVTHYSIIQVICEIINKTIYNEPHLTGYHALYFFIVTMIVEYFIAELIHRRMPFLLGKH; the protein is encoded by the coding sequence ATGAGAGAACGTACCCAATATATTGATATAGCAAAAGGAATATCCATTATCTGCATCGTATTGCTCCATTTCGAAGATGGGTTATTTCCACAACAACTGAACACATTCATTGGCTCCTTTATGATTTCAATGTTTTATATAGTTGCCGGATGGATTGACGCACTACACCACGAACAGCGCACGCTGAAAGAATTAATAAAAAAACGGTGGAGGCAACTTGGTATACCATATATATTGTGGACAATCATAATCCTTGTTTTCGACTGTATACTGTGGACTTTAGATTATTATGACAATTATTTCATAGGAAGAGAGGTGTACAAAACACTAACTCTCCGTGGGATAGGTACATTATGGTTTCTTCCTGCATTGTTCAGTGGAGAAATTTTGTGGTACATTATACGCAAAAAAAAAAGCATATCAATAATATTAATCACTCTTGCACTGATATTGGTATATCAACATTTTTATTATAATATTTTCGATGGGCGTACCGATTCTTCAAGTAAGATTATTGAGGCACCATTCCGTACTGTAAGTAATGTGTTATCCGCTTGGATTGGAATTGCTACAGGGTATGGATTTTGCCGGATGCGCTTATCATATCCCGTTTTGTTTAACAACAAAAGCAAACAAATCTGCTTCGGACTATTGCTATGCCTCATCGCATATTATACTGCCAATTACTGGCCAATCCCATTCTTGTGGGGACTATTGGCTCCTCTCTTAGGTCCTATTGGAATAATACTCATAATAATGGCTATCGAAAAGTGGAGTATATTAGCCTACTTCGATTACTGGGGGCGTCATTCCCTGATACTAATGGTTACGCACTATTCAATTATACAGGTAATCTGTGAAATAATAAATAAGACCATATATAATGAACCTCATTTAACCGGCTATCACGCTCTCTATTTTTTTATCGTCACAATGATAGTCGAGTATTTTATTGCAGAACTTATACATCGCAGGATGCCATTCTTATTAGGCAAACATTAA
- a CDS encoding DUF1919 domain-containing protein codes for MFDCYQISTSKIDKNISIFCNNCIGAFVAHDFRLPFNSPTVNLMIPPSDFIEYIANLEYYTNAPIEPTKSDQSWPIALLGGKVHIHLIHYKTVEEGVLAWRRREIRINAKRMYFVLIETDGCTYEDLERFDQLPYKNKVALTHKSYPQIKCAHYIKGYENQNGVIDSYRFHKILPLRIYDQFNWMKFLKQV; via the coding sequence ATGTTTGACTGTTATCAAATATCAACAAGCAAGATAGATAAAAACATTTCAATATTTTGTAATAACTGCATAGGAGCATTTGTTGCGCATGACTTTCGACTTCCATTCAATTCTCCTACGGTAAACCTGATGATACCTCCATCCGACTTTATTGAGTATATTGCCAACCTCGAATATTACACCAATGCGCCCATCGAACCAACAAAATCCGACCAATCATGGCCAATTGCTTTGCTGGGAGGTAAAGTACATATACATCTAATTCATTACAAAACAGTTGAGGAAGGGGTTCTCGCTTGGCGGCGGCGAGAGATACGTATTAATGCGAAACGGATGTATTTCGTACTAATCGAAACCGACGGTTGTACCTACGAAGACCTGGAACGCTTCGACCAATTACCCTACAAAAACAAAGTAGCCCTAACCCACAAGTCCTATCCACAAATCAAATGTGCTCATTATATAAAAGGATATGAAAATCAGAATGGAGTAATTGATTCTTATCGTTTCCACAAGATACTTCCGTTACGAATTTATGACCAATTCAATTGGATGAAGTTCTTAAAACAAGTATAA
- a CDS encoding glycosyltransferase family 2 protein yields the protein MSTPKVSVIIPVYNVEPYIERCARSLFEQTLEEIEYIFVNDCTPDASMRILQNVLGDYPQRKNQIIIINQPYNMGAAKAREIGIKVASGEYIIHCDSDDWVDKEMYRTMYEKAVKSRLDCVLCRSIYYTDGSSHKMIKYTFKEDKMKFIAELIYGRTSVSLCNRLVKRDIYQLHDFIYPTDHMMEDRVYSIQISYYAQSHGCVDSPFYYYYQRSDSVCGNTSNEGMLHNFHQASANFAIIEHFLREKKLLSEYKDALFHFEFVVKGFLIPLLKKNNKYRRLWMNSFHRGISRIWLSRSIPWIMKVISFFIVIGAYPAIYKLSHIRRKLTKQNK from the coding sequence ATGTCTACACCTAAAGTTTCAGTTATCATTCCAGTCTATAATGTAGAACCTTACATTGAACGATGTGCCCGAAGTTTGTTTGAGCAGACTTTGGAAGAAATAGAATATATCTTCGTTAACGACTGCACGCCTGATGCTTCTATGCGGATACTACAAAATGTATTGGGAGATTATCCGCAGAGGAAGAACCAAATAATAATCATCAACCAGCCGTACAATATGGGAGCTGCCAAAGCTCGTGAAATAGGCATAAAGGTTGCCAGCGGAGAGTATATCATCCATTGTGACAGCGACGATTGGGTGGATAAAGAAATGTATCGCACCATGTATGAAAAAGCGGTGAAGAGTAGATTAGACTGCGTACTTTGTCGCTCGATATATTATACAGACGGTAGTTCACATAAGATGATAAAATATACTTTTAAAGAAGACAAGATGAAGTTCATTGCCGAACTTATTTATGGCAGAACATCTGTCAGTCTTTGTAACAGACTGGTTAAGAGAGATATTTATCAACTCCATGATTTCATATATCCTACCGATCACATGATGGAAGACAGAGTCTATTCTATTCAAATTTCTTATTATGCCCAGTCACATGGCTGTGTTGATAGTCCTTTCTATTATTATTATCAACGCTCCGATTCGGTGTGCGGCAACACCTCTAATGAGGGAATGCTGCACAACTTCCATCAAGCAAGTGCAAATTTTGCAATTATAGAGCATTTTTTGCGAGAAAAAAAACTGCTAAGCGAATACAAGGATGCTCTATTCCATTTTGAGTTTGTAGTGAAAGGCTTCCTTATTCCATTGCTGAAAAAAAACAATAAATATCGCCGTCTGTGGATGAACAGTTTTCATAGGGGAATAAGCAGAATATGGTTGTCCAGATCAATACCATGGATAATGAAAGTTATCTCATTCTTCATCGTAATCGGAGCCTATCCTGCCATTTACAAGCTATCGCACATCAGAAGAAAATTAACCAAACAAAACAAGTAA
- a CDS encoding lipopolysaccharide biosynthesis protein: MQESRVKKSLLNARINLICYFVSLAVAFFTRKIFLDRLGTEFIGFTGTLQSLLGFLNMAELGVSSAIGYVLYKPIFDDDHSKINEIISVFGYLYRCIGLFIIGAGFILSLFLPLIFPNTDFSWGVIYLGYYSYLTSSLLTYFANYKMTLLSADQRNYEVMGYYQTVVSMKMLMQMALAYFVCSFSLFLVTELAFGILYSIVLNMRIRKVYPWLQADVKIGKRLFKKYPEIGKYIKQLFVHKIGSFVQSQVTPFLIYSYVTLPMVAVYGNYTLIIQKLQGLLGSVLDSTNAGVGNLISQGNQNIIYRTYKELLSFRAFCAGYFSIITYTFINPLISIWLGKQYMLDDYIVFLIIAQLYLSIQRGVNDQFLFGYGLFYDTWAPIVESIIFVLVAILGGTLWGLCGVLMGPIISIISIVYIWKPIFLFRRGFKKGVWRYWGLLIVNIIITYTIWITTKHIFSLFDSSRYLNNSWSDFLLGAFLFSTICFLLYFILQIICFSEFRMLILRLTKKK; encoded by the coding sequence ATGCAAGAATCTCGTGTTAAGAAAAGCCTACTGAATGCACGAATCAACCTAATTTGTTATTTCGTATCGTTAGCAGTAGCCTTCTTTACTCGCAAAATATTCCTTGATCGGTTAGGAACAGAATTTATCGGTTTTACTGGCACCTTGCAAAGTCTGTTAGGCTTCCTAAATATGGCAGAATTAGGCGTTAGCAGTGCTATCGGTTACGTTCTCTATAAACCCATTTTTGATGATGACCATTCTAAAATAAACGAAATAATTTCCGTATTTGGCTATCTGTACCGTTGCATAGGTTTATTCATCATTGGGGCGGGATTTATCTTGTCGCTATTCCTACCCCTGATTTTCCCTAATACAGATTTCTCGTGGGGAGTAATTTATCTGGGGTATTATTCTTATTTGACTTCTTCATTATTGACTTATTTCGCAAACTATAAAATGACATTACTTTCTGCCGACCAGCGCAATTACGAAGTAATGGGGTACTACCAAACGGTTGTTTCAATGAAGATGCTCATGCAAATGGCATTAGCTTATTTCGTATGCAGCTTTTCTTTATTCCTTGTCACTGAATTGGCATTCGGAATTCTTTATTCAATAGTTTTGAATATGCGTATTCGTAAGGTTTACCCTTGGCTACAAGCTGATGTAAAGATTGGTAAGCGGTTATTTAAGAAATACCCTGAAATAGGTAAATATATCAAGCAATTATTTGTGCACAAGATAGGTTCATTCGTACAATCACAAGTAACTCCATTTCTTATTTACTCCTATGTGACATTGCCTATGGTAGCTGTTTATGGTAATTATACACTGATAATCCAGAAACTCCAAGGACTATTAGGTAGCGTACTTGATAGTACGAATGCCGGCGTGGGGAATCTTATCTCTCAAGGAAATCAAAATATCATATACCGAACCTATAAAGAGTTACTCTCATTCAGAGCTTTTTGTGCAGGATATTTTAGTATCATAACCTATACATTTATCAATCCGCTCATCTCTATATGGCTTGGTAAACAGTATATGCTCGATGATTACATTGTATTTTTGATTATAGCGCAATTATATCTAAGTATTCAACGTGGAGTAAATGACCAGTTCTTATTTGGATACGGATTGTTTTATGATACTTGGGCACCGATTGTCGAATCAATAATCTTCGTACTAGTCGCAATACTTGGAGGAACTCTGTGGGGACTTTGTGGCGTATTGATGGGCCCCATCATTTCCATAATAAGTATAGTCTATATTTGGAAACCGATTTTCTTGTTTAGACGAGGGTTCAAGAAGGGAGTCTGGAGATATTGGGGATTGCTAATTGTGAATATCATAATAACATATACTATATGGATAACGACTAAGCACATATTTTCTCTATTTGATTCGTCACGCTATTTAAATAATAGCTGGTCTGATTTCTTATTGGGAGCTTTTCTATTTTCAACTATTTGTTTCCTACTTTATTTCATCTTACAAATAATATGTTTTTCCGAATTTCGGATGCTTATCCTGAGATTGACCAAAAAAAAATGA
- a CDS encoding phosphotransferase has translation MQVDSILERFLIKGTGKHLYRFSNADGKTWLMPAHNMQVAMNLYQPSGRNGKMVKALLPRLHRLPFVPKVIHAKSVYYDINNELKRLFYQLFHEAEIDFSIFCGTPCVHQKITMQISKDKRILGYCKVTDSENIATLFKSEAHILKELNQKGLKETPVCMFCGETTDGIKLFVQSTVKTRNSQVVHKWTALHEDFLDRLYKSTHQLITFEQSDYYRTLTDLQLHIEWLPQEVDVTLVTTGINRILLQYQKQEMDFSTYHADFTPWNMFMENGQLFVFDWEYARLTYPPKLDKYHFFTQTAYFEKHWSVSQIIEYINSENGKWIDREMYSLYLLEIISRFAIREKGNINREMVKSFQTWISLLKYLQE, from the coding sequence ATGCAAGTCGATTCTATTTTAGAACGTTTTCTAATAAAGGGAACAGGTAAACATCTATATCGTTTTTCTAATGCTGACGGTAAAACCTGGCTGATGCCTGCACATAATATGCAGGTGGCAATGAATCTTTACCAGCCCAGCGGACGAAATGGAAAAATGGTGAAAGCGTTACTTCCGCGGCTACACCGTCTACCATTCGTTCCCAAAGTCATCCATGCGAAAAGTGTGTATTATGACATAAATAATGAGTTGAAGCGGTTGTTTTATCAGTTATTCCACGAAGCGGAGATCGATTTTTCGATTTTCTGCGGTACTCCTTGTGTACATCAGAAGATTACAATGCAAATCAGCAAAGACAAACGTATTTTAGGCTATTGCAAGGTGACGGACAGTGAGAATATTGCTACTTTGTTCAAAAGCGAAGCCCATATTCTAAAAGAGTTGAATCAAAAAGGATTAAAGGAAACACCAGTATGCATGTTCTGCGGAGAAACAACAGATGGAATAAAGTTGTTCGTGCAAAGTACAGTAAAAACCCGGAATTCACAAGTTGTGCATAAATGGACAGCATTACATGAAGATTTTCTTGACAGACTCTATAAAAGCACCCATCAACTCATTACTTTTGAGCAAAGTGATTACTACCGGACATTAACTGATTTACAGTTGCATATCGAATGGCTTCCCCAAGAAGTGGATGTCACATTGGTAACGACTGGCATTAATCGGATATTGTTGCAATACCAAAAACAGGAAATGGATTTTTCTACCTATCACGCTGACTTCACTCCATGGAATATGTTTATGGAGAACGGACAATTATTTGTATTCGATTGGGAATATGCACGGCTTACCTACCCTCCCAAGTTAGATAAATATCACTTCTTTACTCAAACGGCATATTTTGAGAAGCATTGGAGCGTTTCACAGATTATCGAATATATAAATTCAGAAAATGGAAAATGGATAGACCGGGAAATGTATTCACTCTATTTATTGGAGATAATATCCCGTTTCGCTATTCGTGAGAAAGGGAACATAAACAGAGAAATGGTTAAATCATTTCAAACCTGGATATCCTTACTAAAATATTTACAGGAATGA
- a CDS encoding acyltransferase: MVIAKEINKPRREMNIELFRIYCIFFIVFGHLYGSYLQINPSSWLFSITKLLGCCGVDGFIFITGYFLVNAKFKMERIFRVLIEATFYTVAINIVLIAIGNKEVTIFELLKSFWILGPTHFNLWFITKYLALLVMQPVLSKIACSFTKRQYQVALAVLLLFNLDFIYGFPFGDQLGGPWSLMWFVCIFFVAGYVKLYGLGKLNTSLRWNVVLFFILGIVSIFLSDFPIISLEYNSPITFAKSVIAFLIFKNCNIMQGGGIHYISPHILSVYIIHQHYWLIPIITTFTASIMPEQTSPLRTPFLLMITSAIFTACVCIDKLRMLLFKFIGLDRLVSITSEKCTNIISNFINK, from the coding sequence ATGGTTATAGCCAAAGAAATAAATAAGCCAAGACGAGAGATGAATATTGAACTATTTAGAATATATTGTATATTCTTTATTGTTTTCGGGCATCTATATGGTAGTTATTTACAAATAAATCCAAGCAGCTGGCTATTTAGTATTACAAAGCTATTGGGTTGTTGTGGTGTAGATGGATTTATTTTTATTACGGGTTATTTTTTAGTCAATGCGAAGTTCAAGATGGAGCGAATATTTCGTGTACTGATAGAAGCAACCTTTTATACCGTAGCAATCAATATAGTTTTGATAGCTATAGGAAATAAAGAAGTCACTATATTTGAACTTCTGAAATCATTTTGGATATTGGGGCCAACTCATTTTAACTTATGGTTTATCACCAAATACTTGGCTTTATTGGTAATGCAACCTGTACTTTCAAAGATAGCATGTTCTTTCACAAAGCGTCAGTATCAAGTAGCGTTAGCTGTACTTTTGTTGTTCAATCTTGATTTTATTTATGGATTTCCGTTCGGTGATCAATTGGGCGGACCTTGGAGTCTTATGTGGTTTGTATGTATTTTCTTCGTTGCTGGTTATGTGAAATTATACGGATTGGGAAAGTTGAATACAAGTTTGAGGTGGAATGTGGTGCTATTCTTTATTCTGGGAATAGTCTCAATATTCTTATCTGATTTTCCAATAATATCGTTAGAGTATAATTCTCCGATCACATTTGCAAAGTCTGTGATAGCCTTTTTAATTTTCAAGAACTGTAACATTATGCAAGGAGGAGGAATTCACTATATTTCACCACATATTCTCAGTGTTTACATCATACATCAACATTATTGGTTAATTCCGATTATCACGACTTTTACAGCATCTATCATGCCAGAACAGACTTCTCCATTGCGAACGCCATTTCTGTTAATGATTACATCAGCAATTTTTACGGCATGCGTATGTATTGATAAATTAAGAATGCTATTGTTTAAATTCATCGGCTTAGACCGTCTCGTAAGTATTACATCCGAGAAATGCACTAATATTATTTCCAATTTTATAAATAAATAG